One stretch of Castor canadensis chromosome 12, mCasCan1.hap1v2, whole genome shotgun sequence DNA includes these proteins:
- the LOC141414900 gene encoding helicase POLQ-like, with protein MDEGGSRIRRRVSVCKRNRPSLASICAPTTRTELEPGEEEEEEEEDVMAGSRRRKTVGLQAVEQNDSEEDMFGDYDSFAENSLLAQVDDLEQKFMQLPEHETHAADFATEDLCSENIKNKLSITGVSNCTEYKTDLHTKNQSEHEDVPLEPSDDLLYAVPSSQVLFFENLQNSSNDLGDRSIEEKDRNSFSYKTMNEELLRHIEEPQQSDEFSFKVRTSSDMNRRKSVKDHLKSAMTVNAKAQTPVFSKSKQLKETLLSKEINVAKKAIESPSDDRGPFYSLPSKVRDLYVQLKGIEKLYGNAFAGMKAKIFIITIYSCKLIEASDSTVVFLILKKLSVVSQPSILSCHTGSLSFLIQSDQLSLLSLFL; from the exons ATGGACGAAGGGGGTTCCCGCATCCGCCGGCGGGTGTCTGTCTGCAAAAGGAACCGTCCTAGCCTAGCGAGCATTTGCGCCCCCACAACCAGGACCGAGCTCGAGCCcggcgaggaggaggaggaggaggaggaagacgtGATGGCTGGGAGCCGGCGGCGGAAAACCGTGGGCTTGCAGGCGGTCGAG CAAAACGACAGTGAAGAGGACATGTTTGGAGACTATGATAGCTTTGCAGAAAACTCACTTTTAGCACAAGTTGATGATTTGGAACAGAAATTCATGCAACTTCCTGAACATGAGACACATGCTGCAGACTTTGCCACTGAAGATCTGTGTTCAGAAAACATCAAAAACAAGCTCAGCATTACAGGTGTAAGCAACTGTACTGAGTATAAAACTGATTTGCACACAAAGAACCAGAGTGAACATGAAGATGTCCCTCTGGAACCTAGTGATGATCTTTTGTATGCTGTGCCTTCTTCTCAggttttattctttgaaaatttgCAGAACTCTTCAAATGATTTGGGTGATAGGTCTATTGAAGAAAAGGACAGGAACTCATTCTCTTACAAGACTATGAATGAAGAACTCCTCCGTCACATAGAAGAACCCCAGCAAAGTGATGAATTCTCTTTTAAAGTCAGAACTAGTTCAGATATGAATAGGAGGAAAAGTGTGAAAGATCATCTAAAAAGTGCTATGACTGTAAATGCCAAGGCCCAGACACCAGTATTTTCTAAGAGTAAACAGCTCAAAGAGACACTCCTATCCAAGGAAATTAATGTTGCTAAGAAAGCAATTGAATCGCCATCAGATGACCGTGGTCCTTTTTACTCATTACCCAGCAAAGTGAGAGATCTTTATGTTCAACTCAAAGGAATTGAGAAATTATATGGTAATGCTTTTGCTGGAATGAAAGCAAAGATTTTCATCATTACCATATATTCGTGCAAATTAATAGAAGCAAGTGATTCCACAGTCGTATTTCTCATCTTGAAAAAACTATCAGTTGTCTCTCAACCTTCCATCTTATCCTGCCATACTGgatctctttccttccttatacAATCAGACCAGTTATCCTTGCTATCTCTATTTCTTTAA